The genomic window TGGCACGGGGAAGGGGTAGAGGTAGGGGTGACGGGGACGGGCAGGGGCAACGGGGACGGGGACGGGAAACCCCCTCGACGTCACCCCCCGAGCACCGTCACATCCAACGCCCCCAACCGCTCCTCCTCGGTCACCGCGTCAATCGCCGCGATCCGCCCCTCCACCACCGTGAACGCCAACACCCGGTCCACCCTCCCGTCCCGCACCACGACGAGCCCCACCGCCCCGTTCACCAGCGCATACCGAGCAACCCCTGCGAGGTGCCCGTACATCCGGGCCTGCGAGGCCACCGCCACCGCCCCCCGAATCACCCCGGCGGCGGACCGAGCCACCACATCCGGCGCGAGAACGGCGACCAGCCCCTCGAAGTCCCCCTCCCGCGCCGCCCCGAGAAACGCGTCGACGACCTCCCGCTGCCGCTCGACATCCGCGTCCGGCACCGGCGCCCCACCCCGCACCCGCCGCCGCGCACGACTGGCGAGCTGCCGCGCCGCGGCGGACGTACGGCCGACGATGGGCCCGATGTCGTCGAAGGGGACGCCGAAGAGATCGTGCAGCACGAAGGCGAGCCGTTCGGCGGGCCCCAAGGTCTCCAGTACGACGAGCAACGCGAGCCCCACGGAATCGGCGAGCAACGCCTCCTGCTCAGGGTCGACCCCACTCACGGGACTGACGACGGGCTCGGGCATCCGCAGCCCGGCACCACCGCTGAGGCCATCCACGCCGCCACCCGCCCCGAACGGCCCGTCCAACAGCTCCTCACCACGCGACCGACGCGTACGCAACATGTCGAGGCAGACCCGCCCGACCACGGTCGTGAGCCAGCCACCGAGATTGCGCACGTCACCCGCGTCCACCCGGCTCAACTTCAGCCAGGCCTCCTGCACGGCGTCGTCCGCCTCCGCGAGGGACC from Streptomyces sp. DSM 40750 includes these protein-coding regions:
- a CDS encoding sigma-70 family RNA polymerase sigma factor — protein: MSDSQDREDREVLARQFESHRPQLRAVAYRMLGSLAEADDAVQEAWLKLSRVDAGDVRNLGGWLTTVVGRVCLDMLRTRRSRGEELLDGPFGAGGGVDGLSGGAGLRMPEPVVSPVSGVDPEQEALLADSVGLALLVVLETLGPAERLAFVLHDLFGVPFDDIGPIVGRTSAAARQLASRARRRVRGGAPVPDADVERQREVVDAFLGAAREGDFEGLVAVLAPDVVARSAAGVIRGAVAVASQARMYGHLAGVARYALVNGAVGLVVVRDGRVDRVLAFTVVEGRIAAIDAVTEEERLGALDVTVLGG